In Clarias gariepinus isolate MV-2021 ecotype Netherlands chromosome 21, CGAR_prim_01v2, whole genome shotgun sequence, the sequence ACAATGGTGATGGTACGCTTTAATGTCTATAGTTGCAGTTTGTGCAGGGCCTTGTATTACAACAATATTAGGTAGCTTTCTTTAATAATTACAATGAATGTTAGTAATAGTAAATTCCTGTGGCATAAGAGGAGTTCATCTCTTTGCGACAtggatttgtttaaattattatctatattaatgaatatattcattattatatattaatatataataatgaatatattaatatatataagtttGGGTCCAGCTGGGCCAGTCACACAACTTTCCTCAAATAAAATACCTGTCATGTTTTATTGGTTAGTTAAtgtgaacaacaaaaaaaaaatcactgagtATGGTAACTGTTGTGGTCACAGGGAAAAGTAATTTATTAAAGTAATGGTATTAGCTTATACTTTTGTTCAGAAcatttttctaaacatttttctaatatttaagagaaaagagaaagttggatataattaatatatatttattataatactaTCAATTAGTGTGGGCCTAAATTTGAATTAATACCAAACATGAGCTGTAATAAAGATAGTTAACTGAAACTGCTTAAATTTATCCCAATCAGATAGGTTAAATTACTATAGATGAAAACATCGccatttacttatttatcaAGACACTGGCTATTTAACAAAGTCCATAAGCCTCATGATTTCttcatttatattgttatttttatgcaGTTCAGCCACATTCACCAGGAAACATGACTTTGGCTCTAATGGGAGTGAAGGACAACCCGTATTTTCTGGTGAAGTGGGAGGCCCCGCATGACATCGACACTCGTTCAGGCTGGGTTACTCTCAGTTATGAAGTGCGAGTGAAACAGGAGCAAGTCAGTGACTGGGAGGTGTGTCACAAATATTCAAAATCCTGCTGTAATGACTTTGCCTGTTCTTGTAGttaaatgtaatttcatttCAAATGCATCCTAATATTTCCATTATTTGCAACtatgctcaatttttttttattgacacaaCTGGATGATTTTTAGCGGAATTGTTGTTTTCTAGGTTTACAATGTTGGTAAGCAAAAGGAACTAAGCATCTTCAGTCccaaacctggaggaaactatACTATACAAGTACGGTGTAAACTAGATCAAGGCCTGTGGAGTGAGTGGACCCCTCCAGTGTTCATCCAAATGCCAAACAGTAAGAGCTAAAAATAGTGTTAAACAATAgttctgtttttattccttattaaaacattatttggaaTATTGGACATAATGTAAACCTATAATAAATATGGTTACTAATTGATATTAGTGACACATTGATAGTACAAAAAATGTCTGTTATTGGTAATGCCATTTACCTTTTACTGATTCTGACAGTTCCTATAGGTGCGATGTTTGTAATTTTCATTGATTAAATtctattaactttttttcatttagactCAGTGTTTGAGAAGCCATTTTTGATCGTCATAGCTGTTATTACAACCTTTGTTGTATTGGTCCTTGTTGGAATACTAACAGCCAAAAGAAAACAGTAAGCATTACACAattctattttttctttaatactcATTCATaccatgtatacagtatgtacaaaatgTATGTTGTTAAACCTGAACAACAACAGTACTTCTCGAAATACAACACACATCTTGAAATACATAGTTCCACTGTTTCTTATTGTTACAGTCCCAGACCTGGATACAATATTTGAATGTTTAATGGAATAGGTCTAAATTTCCACTTAACTGGAGCGTAGCCAATTGACCAAGCAATTATTTGAGGTCATATTGTTTTTATGGTTTTGACCTTCACGTTCCTGGATGCCTGTTGAGCCAAACAGTCGTAAAAGCTAAAGGACCTTAATTCACATTATcacaagttttttattttaagtaattcagcttgaaaaacaaaaatgcattagTATAGCTTGCAATCTCAAACATTATTTAATGCCAAACTCTTTCCTCACTTACTTTCTGGCTATAATTCAAAACAACTAAAGCCTACAATGAAACCAAAAGCTTGGTTGGTCTTAGTTGATCAACCACACTTGGCATAAGAGggaaattatgtaaatttatGGTCAAAACTTTCATTAAAGTTAATGTTTTGCTTTTTCTCTTCCCCAGTGTTAAGCATTTCCTACTGCCTCCTGTTCCAGGACCAAAGATCAAAGGCTTTGATGGCCAACTTTTAAAGGTAGTACAAAATCTGCACAGTTTTAGACGCACGTCTAGATTTTATTCAGACTGATAAAACATTATGATAAACATACAATCAAATTTAATGGTTTTTGAGATACCAATTATAAATACCTGATATAGATACCTGCTTATAAATGAACATTTTCAAGGTGTTGATAAATGACATGCATTGCCACATAAGCATTACTGTAGACTAGAGAAACAGTAAaggtatgtatatatatatataaataatatatatatatatatatatatatatatatatatatataaataatatataaggtccatttaaaaccttttattcCCTTTAACTGTTGCtggtatattttaaaatgtaggcTACTATGTCACATTTTCGTTTCATTGCAAAGTTAATATGCTGGTACTGTCTAAccagtaatatattttttgtcagtTGCTCATTACTCATAGAAGACTTGCTCTTCTTACAAATCCTTGTGcaattcttaaaatattttctatgcTGCGGcaaaacattatattttacatgcaAGATGTTTTCCTTTACAGAACCTAGGTGTTTTCACAAAAGTTAGTATTTTCGTTACCCTCTAATTTACCTCCAGGGTTAGGGGGTTGAGTTCCGCCTCAGAtatgtctgtgtggagtttgcatttgtgcagcgattttcaaggatcaagcTTTcaacttgctgaatgttcacattcgcaccatataaattttttactgCGGCTAATTTCTTTATCAATTTGTATTCGTTGTTTTTAATCTACAAAACACTGCTTGCTTACATATTTCAAAGAAAAATGCAGAAGTttagatttttagattttagatcTTCTATcataatttattgttttgttgtacAATCAATGCTTTTGTAATGGCTTGGAAATTGCACAAGCAGTTGTGAGCACAAGTGCAAGTCTGAGTAAtgaatcaaatgaaaaaaaactgaaaaaaaatttaataatcagGCAAAATATGGGGGAACTACGGATATTAAGCAACGTTGTAATAATAGCATGGCCCaatgataaaattatttatgatGTAATATATTCTCAGACTTTTGGGCATACAAGTTCGGTGTTCACTGCTGTGTAGATAAATGTACAGCATATAAAGTacatttgctgtttaaaaaagccTGTTTTAGTAGGCTTCACTATAGTATATGTTTTTGCAGAGGAATATTAATATTCTACAGTCACAATATACTACTGTTTTAAGAACAGAAATAACAACAGAAGGATCGtattttaatgatattaatGTTGAATACTGGTCCAGAATGTTAaatgcagtactgtgcaaacgtCTTGAGccccccattttttttaatattttgcttccaaagaaccagtcttttttttatgtagcctTGAGGAATAGATCTTCAAACCTCCATAAAAGACTTTGTCTTtgattttcagtccagtccctgtacaggggattttttgtttgtttgttaagccacacagtgacctataaatcatccAAGCGAAAAACCCATCTAACttgaggcatgaaccagtgagaaacaggtgcagatgatggtgGATAATCAGGCTGGTGGTTTAAATGTACTGATAtaggtgatgctgaatgctgcgTGGCTGGAatagatgagaggggaaatgaggttgctgctgaggttgtcacatgaacaaccaatttttaaaaattgtatctttaggcactttgtagcctgtcacaataaaatatttgttttatatttattttattaaatttcattttcatttaattagagGAAAAGTGGGGTGGCTAAAAACTTCTGTCGAGTACTGTAGCTATTACAGATCTATCACAGAATGCTGTGATATGGATAAAGTGAAACAGCTCTACTGTTACATAAGATCATAGCTCAATATGTGATATATTCTGTGCTATCATTCACAGACAGTAAAGGTGGAAGATATATGCAATACCGTCAACTTCCAGGGTATCTTTCCTGTTCCAGAGTGTCCTGATCATGTGGAATATGTGGTGGTGCTTGACAGTGAAGAAAATGGTGAGAATTCTGGATATAAAGTACATCTGGAACGACAAGGGGCAAACCAGAATATGTCAGAACAGAAGACATGGAATGAGCTTAACATTGCTGATCACAGTGATAAACAGAAATTCCCAGTTCTTGCACACAACTGTCAAAATTCTGATCCTGAATCTACAGCTTTAAACACACCTCAACACTCAAATCAATATAGCACATATGATGTGCCTCAGCAGAAACCTGACATATCTCACGAAAACATGGCAAGCAGCTCTGAGACAAGTTGTACATGCAATCATGAGCAGAACCAAGTCTGTGTCACTCCTTATGGACTGATGGAACAAAAGCCAAAGGAAGACTGTAAGCAGAAGCTCACAATAGAAAAAGAGGAAGACTACAGTAAAGTCAGTGGGATTTACAGTGAAACTGTCCTTGTGATTCAAAAAGACAGCAGTCCTTTACAGAGACATAAGACAATGAACAATGATCCATGCAAAAAGACTAAAATTAAAGATTCCACAGATCCCCAGGAATACGTAGCTACATTATATGATATGTTTTAAACTGAGAAATCTGAGATTTGTGACAtgatgtttttgttatttactgtatatctcaGAAGTTCCAGCTGGTACAACTATGTGAATGTTTCTATGTATTTTTACTAGcaatacaaatattattaatatctgTATGATATTTAGACCTGCTACAGATGAGGTTTGTTTTGTGAACAACAGACTTTGAATGAAAAAGACTGGCATGATATTTATCTACTCAAGACAACACTTTTAAAAACAGcctaattatatattttctatcaGTACTCGGTTGTAAAAATCTGAAGTGTTACAACGGTAAACTCACTCCCTATATCTTAATGCCTTGTAGGGATGAATTATGAAATAATTGCTGCTAGGATCTACCCACATActtacactttaaataaaactacaaagctaaaaacagtgtaacaaaaaaatgtattggaGCATAAGTTTAAAACACTAATTTAGTAATACTGTAGCTACAAACATCACCTATTTATTTCGTGATAGTGCTTTAGAGTCCTGAATATCAAGAATGCATTAAATCTGTTTGTCCACAAGATGGTAATTTTCTAAAACAGCTGTTCTGTAGTAAGTTAaatcactcaatcactcactcactcatctataacactttatattttgtacagggtcacagggggcctggagccgatTTACCAGGAtacttggggcacgaggtgggataggcactgcagggcacacacacactcacatgctcattcacacacaacagacaatttgggaaaaccaataagtctaacctgcatgttttcagactgtgggaggaaacttaccaaacacagggagaacaggcaaactccatgcacggcGAAATCAAACCTGGATCCTTGAGCtgcaaggtcacagtgctaaccactaagccaccttgccGCTTGTAAATTAAATCACggattactcactcactcatcatctatatcgctttatcctgtcgTGAAAgaggctggagcctatcccatgagacttagggcatgaggcagagtacaccctggacaaggtgtactcacacacaaactcattcacatacagtactacgggcaatttggaaaggcCAGATAGCCTAATCTGTAGgtctttgataaaaaaaagtctaataaacaaaatgaaaacctggtctcatttttaaaaataagatgtCTAATTGTTGATATGAGGGAGAAGATGATAATTTAACATGATGGACTCTCCattgtcagtgctttgtaaggGGTGTCTCAGCAGCATCAAAGGCattgtcttattaacttcatgagaaagaaaaagcaggCTGGCGAGGTAATGACTCCATAGCTCTAAAGCAAGAGTAGGAAATAAATTGTCTTGCAAACAttacattaaactttaaattgattttaaaaagtatgaCATGAATTAAAATTGCTGTGAGTTTGCTCTCTCCAGTAGCTTTACACTTGTCCACGGAGTGTTTACCCCAAAACAGCTATCTGTACTCATGcctgcctaatctgcatgcctgcaagtgcaaaaacataataaatctataaaaatgCACAGGCTTAGGTGTTGTAGTACGTTTTTCACTAccatgggaaaaaaacattttgtagaGATGTAAGTCTTTAACAAAAATCTTTCAAAGTTTTAaacaaatagcattaaataaaCAGCAAGTGTGCTAGGGGgtcacacacaccaagtagtacccttgatcaggggtttgagaatttggaattcagccttgtgttggGTCAATTCGAAATGACTTGAAGCAATGGCGTTAAAACAAATGGACACGTcttaagtgtttatttaagtGTGGACTTGAAATGACTGTTGCTTGTTATGTTTAGGCATAAAAAGTGCCTGACATTATTCATTGGGCGTTAGAAGCCTTATACTGTGTGCCAGAAAAACCGCAATCCACCATCACCAGCTAGTACTCTTTTTGCCATTGACTTTTATTCTACATTCACTTTACCACAGAATGAAATCATTCTTGACCTCATAAACACGGATGTCTCCAATTTGATCTATTGTAAGCAACAAGCTAGGCAACAAACTAATGGTGATGTATATTTTGTCCTCAAAACAGTAAAATGTATAGTCAGCATTAAACATAAGTGAATCTGTCTGCATGTTTACTAACCTAAGGCAAACACGTACACAGatgagccataacattaaaaacaaaaatattaaaaccacctaTGTTTGGGTTTtccttgtgccaccagggcagcTCTGCCCCTCTGGGTGTTCTGTGCTATCTGTCTTCAGGAAATTGGCAGTCGATCTTTTTCAGCTCTTTGCTTGCTAAGCCATGTGCGTGGCTGGCTGTGGTGTTctggtgcttttttttaatcacagccAGCATTGGCTTCTCTGTGAGATCGGACTGGATGAGCTGGCTTTTGGTCCTTGTGGGCATGAGTGAGCCCTAGGTGCCCACGATCCTGTCTCCAGTTTGCTGGTGTTTAGTTGATCAATGTTGTTCTGGTCAACTAAACACTGTGCTGTAGGTGTTGAGGTCATAAAGGGTCTATGTATATGATAAATgttataattcatttaaaaggTGAGAACTGCTACATTGTTTACCCAAAGTAACACTTTTGGGTACTTAAACAACTTATCAAGatgcaaaaaaacatcttgtgtgtgtgtgtggggggtgtgtgtgtggggagggggagTGGGGGTCAAAACATTGACTCATTGGTTAAATTACTTTAGAGGCAGtgatatttaatttgaatttttaagACATGTTTgtgcaaatatttaaacatttaaatcaataaaaatattgacaaTCATACatagtatatatttaattaattcataattaGGGGGTGTAACGATATGGTGCCGCATATCATATCATCCAATACAAGCCTCTCAATTTTTCAATACATTCAATATGTTGCATGATTAAGTAGGCTATTTCTCATACAATAATGTGTACATTATGGGAGTTCAACTTTAACCACACCATCCTCTGAAAAATCAACAGTAGTAGTAACGGAAGTATTAAGACCATACAAggcatgtattatagttctctctgtgcacaaaacaggtgaatTTACTAATTAGCTTAACCCTGTCAGGCTGATGAGTTATGCTTATTAATTGAAAAGCTAATCAAACATTGGCTATATGACAATGGTATTCAGCTGCTGGAGTCATGGCCTGGGCTGTCTCTAACcctaaatccaatagaaaaaTGTTGGAcaatgataaacaaaaaaaagaaagaaagaaaaagggctGGAGTATTCAAGAAACCTGTAGTCTGCGAGTGATCTTGAGGAAGCAATTGAGGCAGGGACTGAGCAAGTTACGCTAGAATACTGTAGACATTTTTTAACTCTATGCCAAGCTGCATCCAGCAAGTTTTAAGGAGTAAAAGACTTCATGCtaaatattaattgttttatAGTTATTCCAGTGCATTAACAGAAAATATTGTTTCTTATTCCATTTTTCCTTATTTCAAAAActgaaaatgttattatttataaacgctaaatttcacttttgtctaaTTACTTTTGGCCATCACTGTACCTTGTTTATTACTTAAAATGAATACTCAGTGCTTCAGAAACACACGCCTGAGAGACATTACAGCTTGAGCAGACAAATTAGATTTAATAAGACATGTTTTAATTTTGCTACATTCTAATTCACAGCTTCTGTTTGATGATATGCTGCTAAGAATCTGCATGATCACAAACACTGACGTTATTTAAATATGGTTTGCAATAATGTTGAAGGTTCTAATCAAATAGAAACCTAAGGCACATATTCTCACCATGCTCACATTTATTTTACTGAATTTGTATCAGATGGAAAAGCCACCTTATATTAGTGTATTGAATTTTCTATCGTTACACCCCTATGTACAATAGAATAAAGTcttcaattaatcaatcaatcaagtaGTGAATTATCAACTTCCTCCAAGGTCATTAAGTTCACTTTCTGAATGTGTGGTGATGGTCACTGAAGCAAGTTTCTCTTCAAAAGGCAGGAACTTGTGGTTGTAATCTTTCTCCAGCATTTTCTTCCAAactttaactgaaaaaaaacacagactattaaaaaaaaaaaaatcctattatttttataaatatcttttgTAAACGTTTCTGCCCTCTCTGCAGAACCAAAGGTCCAGCGGTTGGAGTCAGGTCTTATACAGTTTTTTGGTGTGGTGTATTTCGAAGTCAAGAGTTATCGAAGTTAGATCAGGTTCAGCTCCAATTCTCTGAATTTTGATTGTATGGGATGgccatcaaaaaataaaaaaaatatcttactGTATTCTGGTTCTTCTGCCTCTGGGGTGTCTAATGCTGGCTCCATATGCTGCTGGGCCTCATTCTCCTCTTCTGGCTGCTTCTGTGGACTTGTCTCAAGGTCAAGGTTGGCAATCATCTCCTCATATGCTTTTCTTGCCTGTGATGTGAGCTCAATCATTTTGTGATAATGGTCCTGTATGAGTGATGACAATAAATGTTACTTTCCCTGCAGGAATTCGAAGTGTTAAAATTCTATGTACACTTAAAGATAAATAGACAATATAGTAACATTTAGTTAATTAACTTTAGCATGTCCTAAGGTTTGGTTTACCAAATGACCAATGCTAATGTAAGCATTTCTACAGCTACAcacataagaaataaacaaaacacaaaaggattaaatgataaaa encodes:
- the prlrb gene encoding prolactin receptor b, with protein sequence MQSDTSRVLAAVFLLHWIPPRVCQSTPGQPKLTGCRSTDKETFSCWWEPGSTGGLTTTYRLFYRKEGSEKVYECPDYHRSGNNSCFFDKAHTSIWIFYSITVMAFNNYGNTSSEPVEVDVMDIVQPHSPGNMTLALMGVKDNPYFLVKWEAPHDIDTRSGWVTLSYEVRVKQEQVSDWEVYNVGKQKELSIFSPKPGGNYTIQVRCKLDQGLWSEWTPPVFIQMPNNSVFEKPFLIVIAVITTFVVLVLVGILTAKRKHVKHFLLPPVPGPKIKGFDGQLLKTVKVEDICNTVNFQGIFPVPECPDHVEYVVVLDSEENGENSGYKVHLERQGANQNMSEQKTWNELNIADHSDKQKFPVLAHNCQNSDPESTALNTPQHSNQYSTYDVPQQKPDISHENMASSSETSCTCNHEQNQVCVTPYGLMEQKPKEDCKQKLTIEKEEDYSKVSGIYSETVLVIQKDSSPLQRHKTMNNDPCKKTKIKDSTDPQEYVATLYDMF